In Streptomyces sp. NBC_01408, one DNA window encodes the following:
- a CDS encoding serine/threonine-protein kinase, whose product MDGTLTAWSVPGYTEIRELGSGGSGRVVLAVHDGTGTAVAVKYLSDRLREDQAFLGGFRAEARLLGGLRSAYVVGLYEYVEAPGGAAIVMELVDGISLRALLKRSGRADAEAALVVLKGSLLGLAAAHRAGVVHRDYKPENVLVAQDGSSKLVDFGIAVDRGATPGVAGTPAYMAPEQWQGRPASPAADVYAATATFFECLTGRKPYDGENFAELAVQHIEAPVPETEAPEPVRPLIRRGLAKRPEQRPENAEAFVAELEGVALAAYGPQWEERGQRKLAALAALLPLLFPSAGAPAAGTTDVATTTLHSGSGWAPGRRGWLAAGLALVLGTVLAVTTDAIGAAPGGSSALTAFATTSPAPPGPASPAPAPPASPSPSPTPSPSASPSPSASPSPSPSPSGTATPTPTVSWSPTPKPTPTPTPTPTPTLKVTKVDVSLRPTGVYQGEATVNVATEGTGPVTVVLEWFLGSAPGAHSVPDGTDTVVIPAGGASPVVRSHLFTRGHGCYGGVRVTTKPAAGNKSASASQLLPRCQQEPEVPR is encoded by the coding sequence ATGGACGGCACGCTGACAGCATGGTCGGTCCCCGGTTACACGGAGATCAGGGAACTCGGCTCGGGAGGCAGCGGCCGCGTGGTGCTCGCCGTCCACGACGGCACGGGCACGGCCGTCGCGGTGAAGTACCTCAGCGACCGGCTGCGCGAGGACCAGGCCTTCCTGGGCGGGTTCCGGGCCGAGGCGCGGCTGCTCGGCGGGCTGCGGTCCGCGTACGTGGTGGGGCTGTACGAGTACGTGGAGGCGCCCGGCGGCGCGGCCATCGTGATGGAGCTGGTGGACGGGATCTCCCTGCGCGCGCTGCTCAAGCGCTCCGGGCGGGCCGACGCCGAGGCCGCGCTCGTGGTGCTGAAGGGCTCCCTCCTCGGGCTGGCCGCCGCGCACCGGGCCGGTGTCGTCCACCGGGACTACAAGCCGGAGAACGTCCTGGTCGCCCAGGACGGCTCGTCGAAGCTGGTGGACTTCGGCATCGCGGTGGACCGCGGGGCCACCCCCGGGGTGGCCGGAACGCCCGCCTACATGGCCCCCGAACAGTGGCAGGGCCGGCCCGCCTCGCCCGCGGCCGATGTGTACGCCGCGACGGCGACCTTCTTCGAATGCCTCACCGGGCGCAAGCCCTACGACGGGGAGAACTTCGCGGAGCTCGCGGTGCAGCACATCGAGGCCCCGGTGCCGGAGACCGAGGCACCGGAGCCCGTACGCCCGCTGATCCGGCGCGGCCTGGCCAAGCGGCCCGAGCAGCGGCCGGAGAACGCCGAGGCGTTCGTGGCGGAGCTGGAGGGTGTGGCGCTCGCCGCGTACGGGCCCCAGTGGGAGGAGCGCGGCCAGCGCAAGCTGGCGGCCCTGGCGGCGCTGCTGCCGCTGCTGTTCCCCTCGGCGGGCGCCCCGGCGGCCGGCACCACGGACGTGGCCACGACCACGCTGCACAGCGGCTCCGGCTGGGCTCCCGGCCGGCGCGGCTGGCTGGCGGCGGGGCTGGCACTGGTGCTGGGAACGGTGCTGGCGGTCACGACGGACGCCATCGGCGCGGCCCCGGGCGGCTCCTCGGCGCTGACCGCGTTCGCCACGACGAGCCCGGCCCCGCCCGGACCGGCCTCGCCCGCCCCGGCCCCTCCGGCGTCACCGAGCCCGTCACCGACACCGTCCCCTTCGGCCTCCCCGTCCCCGTCCGCCAGCCCGTCCCCGTCCCCTTCGCCGAGCGGCACCGCGACCCCCACGCCGACGGTCAGCTGGTCGCCCACGCCGAAACCCACCCCGACCCCCACGCCCACACCCACCCCGACCCTGAAGGTCACGAAGGTGGACGTCTCGCTGCGGCCGACCGGCGTCTACCAGGGAGAGGCGACGGTCAACGTCGCCACCGAGGGAACCGGTCCGGTCACCGTGGTGCTGGAGTGGTTCCTCGGCAGCGCGCCGGGCGCCCACTCCGTGCCCGACGGCACGGACACCGTGGTGATCCCGGCCGGCGGGGCGTCCCCCGTGGTCCGGAGCCACCTCTTCACCCGGGGGCACGGCTGTTACGGCGGCGTGAGGGTCACCACCAAGCCGGCCGCCGGGAACAAGTCCGCGTCCGCCTCGCAGTTGCTGCCCCGCTGTCAGCAGGAGCCGGAGGTCCCACGATGA
- a CDS encoding Tm-1-like ATP-binding domain-containing protein, which translates to MTNVVLVGTLDTKGVEYGWLRERLQRAGVEVVLVDAGIMGEPRVPADVPRDAVARAAGTELSELRAAADRGAAVTTMARGAEATLLRLHAEGRLHGVLAIGGSGGTSIATRAMRALPLGVPKLMVSSMAAGDVSPYVGSADITMMYSVVDIAGINSISEPVLANAVEAVAGMAKAFARASLDLVRPPRLGAGARPLIAASMAGVTTTGVDAARERLTELGYEVLVFHVSGTGGRTLETLAAQGVFAGVLDLTLSELADELCGGILTAGPDRLSAAGRAGIPQVVSLGALDMVKFGPFETLPDRARYRRVHVHNPSITVIRTTEAECAELGRSVAAKLRVATGPTAVCVPLRGLSTLGVPGGPYHDPGADQALFSALREGLRGSAAGLYDYDTHINDPAFGRAAADRLHAMIGAVSAAA; encoded by the coding sequence ATGACGAACGTCGTGCTGGTGGGAACCCTGGACACCAAGGGTGTGGAGTACGGCTGGCTGCGCGAGAGGCTGCAGCGTGCCGGCGTCGAAGTGGTACTGGTCGACGCAGGAATCATGGGCGAACCCCGGGTGCCCGCCGATGTGCCGCGGGACGCGGTGGCCCGGGCGGCCGGAACGGAACTGTCGGAACTACGCGCGGCCGCCGACCGGGGCGCGGCCGTGACCACGATGGCCAGGGGCGCGGAGGCGACCCTGTTACGCCTGCACGCCGAAGGCCGGCTGCACGGGGTGCTCGCGATCGGCGGCAGTGGCGGCACCTCCATCGCCACCCGGGCGATGCGGGCCCTGCCGCTGGGCGTGCCCAAACTCATGGTCTCGTCCATGGCGGCCGGGGACGTCTCCCCGTACGTCGGCTCCGCTGACATCACGATGATGTACAGCGTGGTGGACATCGCGGGGATCAACAGCATCTCCGAACCGGTCCTGGCGAACGCGGTGGAGGCGGTGGCCGGCATGGCCAAGGCCTTCGCCCGCGCGAGCCTGGACCTGGTCCGTCCGCCCCGGCTGGGCGCCGGCGCCCGCCCGCTGATCGCGGCGAGCATGGCGGGCGTGACCACGACCGGTGTGGACGCGGCCAGGGAGCGGCTGACCGAGCTGGGCTACGAGGTGCTGGTCTTCCACGTCAGCGGAACGGGCGGCCGCACCCTGGAGACCCTGGCCGCCCAGGGCGTCTTCGCGGGCGTGCTCGACCTGACGCTCAGCGAGCTCGCCGACGAGCTGTGCGGGGGGATCCTCACCGCGGGCCCCGACCGGCTCAGCGCCGCCGGCCGCGCCGGGATCCCGCAGGTGGTGAGCCTGGGAGCGCTGGACATGGTGAAGTTCGGCCCGTTCGAGACCCTGCCCGACCGGGCCCGCTACCGGCGCGTCCACGTACACAACCCGTCCATCACGGTGATCCGTACGACCGAGGCCGAGTGCGCGGAGCTGGGCCGCAGTGTGGCCGCCAAACTGCGGGTGGCGACCGGGCCCACGGCCGTCTGCGTTCCGCTCCGTGGACTGTCCACGCTCGGTGTGCCGGGCGGCCCCTACCATGACCCCGGCGCGGACCAGGCCCTGTTCTCGGCGCTGCGCGAAGGGTTGCGGGGCAGCGCCGCCGGGCTCTACGACTACGACACGCACATCAACGACCCGGCCTTCGGCCGGGCGGCGGCCGACCGGCTGCACGCCATGATCGGGGCGGTTTCGGCCGCCGCCTGA
- a CDS encoding NUDIX domain-containing protein, which produces MTRKRSAGMLLFRRTGEEAGPAVEVLLGHMGGPLWAGRDTGGWAIPKGEYGPDETPRDAARREFTEEIGLPPPEGDYLPLGEVRLASGKLVTIWAVEADLDPALMVPGTFSMEWPPHSGNVQEFPELDRVAWFAPPVARIKVMPPQIPFLERLLELLEA; this is translated from the coding sequence ATGACGCGCAAACGCAGTGCCGGAATGCTCCTGTTCCGCCGGACCGGCGAGGAGGCCGGGCCCGCCGTGGAGGTTCTGCTCGGCCACATGGGCGGCCCGCTCTGGGCGGGCCGTGACACCGGCGGATGGGCCATCCCGAAGGGCGAGTACGGGCCGGACGAGACCCCGCGGGACGCGGCCCGCCGGGAGTTCACCGAGGAGATCGGGCTGCCGCCGCCGGAGGGCGACTACCTGCCGCTGGGCGAGGTGCGGCTGGCCAGCGGGAAGCTGGTGACCATCTGGGCGGTGGAGGCCGACCTGGACCCCGCGCTGATGGTGCCCGGGACCTTCTCCATGGAGTGGCCGCCGCACTCCGGAAACGTTCAGGAGTTCCCCGAGCTGGACCGGGTGGCCTGGTTCGCTCCCCCGGTGGCCAGAATCAAGGTGATGCCACCTCAGATTCCTTTCCTGGAAAGGCTGTTGGAACTTCTGGAGGCCTGA
- a CDS encoding cation diffusion facilitator family transporter gives MSGHDHGNGGGPGGHSHAPGGHGHGPGGHGHGPGGHSHGVSADADRRWLGIALGLIAGFMAIEVVIGIMANSLALISDAAHMLTDAVSIVLALIAMRLAARPARGGFTYGLKRAEILSAQANGLTLLLLALWLAYEAVRRLMDPPPVEGGLVVVTALAGIVVNVAAAWCISRANRSSLAVEGAYQHILNDLFAFIGTAVAGLIVLTTGFRQADAIATLVVVALMVKAGYGLVRESGRILLEAAPAHVDPDAVGDRLVGHPPVTEVHDLHIWTITSGQAALSAHVLVDPEGDCHAVRRDLERLLGKEYGITHTTLQVDHAQDSLLTVGRAGEGPSERDPHCADAHGPVHRQGPHAH, from the coding sequence ATGAGTGGGCACGACCACGGCAACGGCGGCGGGCCGGGCGGCCACAGCCACGCGCCCGGCGGTCACGGTCACGGGCCGGGCGGTCACGGTCACGGGCCGGGCGGCCACAGCCACGGTGTCTCCGCGGACGCCGACCGGCGGTGGCTGGGGATCGCGCTCGGCCTGATCGCCGGGTTCATGGCCATCGAGGTGGTCATCGGCATCATGGCCAACTCCCTGGCCCTGATCTCCGACGCGGCCCACATGCTGACCGACGCCGTCTCGATCGTCCTCGCACTGATCGCGATGCGGCTGGCCGCCCGCCCCGCCCGCGGCGGGTTCACGTACGGCCTCAAGCGGGCGGAGATACTCTCCGCCCAGGCCAACGGCCTGACCCTGCTCCTGCTGGCCCTCTGGCTGGCGTACGAGGCGGTGCGGCGGCTGATGGACCCGCCGCCCGTGGAGGGCGGCCTGGTCGTGGTGACGGCGCTCGCGGGCATCGTGGTGAATGTGGCCGCGGCCTGGTGCATCTCCCGGGCGAACCGTTCCTCCCTCGCCGTCGAGGGCGCCTACCAGCACATCCTGAACGACCTCTTCGCCTTCATCGGGACCGCCGTCGCCGGTCTGATCGTGCTCACCACCGGCTTCCGGCAGGCCGACGCGATCGCCACGCTCGTGGTGGTGGCGCTGATGGTGAAGGCGGGCTACGGCCTGGTCCGCGAGTCCGGCCGGATCCTCCTGGAGGCCGCTCCGGCCCATGTGGACCCGGACGCGGTGGGCGACCGGCTCGTCGGCCACCCGCCGGTCACCGAGGTGCACGACCTGCACATATGGACGATCACCTCCGGACAGGCGGCGCTCTCCGCCCATGTGCTCGTGGATCCGGAGGGCGACTGCCACGCCGTACGCCGCGACCTGGAGCGGCTGCTGGGCAAGGAGTACGGGATCACGCACACCACCCTCCAGGTGGACCACGCCCAGGACTCCCTGCTGACGGTCGGCCGCGCGGGCGAGGGCCCGTCCGAGCGGGACCCGCACTGCGCGGACGCACACGGTCCGGTCCACCGGCAGGGCCCGCACGCACACTGA
- a CDS encoding FHA domain-containing protein, protein MVLRPGVPAAPELILETDRGSTPMSPVRIYHVGRDPLCEICLDDARVSWHHAILRPDGDHWTVEDEDSTNGTWADGHRVHAWSVGAGSELRFGDASDGPRAVLLGTGARAAPPPSAPPSAPPSAPPSVPPAWEHGAPVPSPPPSEPVAVPPSGVSRPALTGTFRRPTAIRPLAARTAVRIGRAPGNDLVIDDLVVSRLHAELRALADGTYEIVDLGSHNGTYLNGAPVEHAAPLAEGDIVGIGHSAFCLVGDQLQEYVDTGEVSLDVQDLTVTVDHGRKTLLDQVSFPVGAKCLLAVVGPSGAGKSTLLGALTGLRPADRGTVLYDGRDLYRDYAELRSRIGLVPQDDILHAQLTVRRALTYAAELRFPQDTAKAERQARVDEVITELGLQQRADQPIHSLSGGQRKRVSVALELLTKPSLLFLDEPTSGLDPGMDRSVMHMLRGLADDGRTVIVVTHSVLSLDVCDRLLVLAPGGRTAYFGPPGETLGYFGFTQWPEAFEAFENQQGRDWAGEYAASPLHRKYADSSGRQPRAAAGRAQPAGFAAAPPKAQSWGSQLSTLIRRYAAALSADKTFLAIMIALPFVMGAMARALAGSALTQETAINALLILCVGGVLTGAANAVRELVKERTIYQRERAVGLSRSAYLMSKVVVLGAVTVAQAVVLTLVGLFGVQLNAPGGQGVFLPPLAEITLVVALLSFTAMTLGLLVSALVGKEEVTMPLLVLLAIVQVVFCGALLQLDGVPVIEQLAWLVPSRWALGAMAGTIDLGALVPGTLTDDPLFAHSAGVWLLNVGMLVALAVLFGVLVARLLRRHEPAIMRK, encoded by the coding sequence ATGGTCCTGCGCCCCGGTGTGCCGGCCGCGCCCGAGCTCATTCTGGAGACCGACAGAGGCTCCACCCCGATGAGCCCGGTCCGCATTTACCACGTCGGCCGCGACCCCCTCTGCGAGATCTGCCTCGATGACGCCCGCGTCTCCTGGCACCACGCGATCCTGCGCCCCGACGGCGACCACTGGACGGTCGAGGACGAGGACAGCACCAACGGCACCTGGGCCGACGGACACCGCGTTCACGCGTGGAGCGTCGGCGCCGGGAGCGAGCTCCGCTTCGGCGACGCCTCGGACGGGCCGCGCGCCGTCCTCCTCGGCACCGGTGCACGTGCCGCGCCGCCGCCGTCCGCGCCGCCGTCCGCGCCGCCGTCCGCGCCGCCGTCCGTGCCGCCCGCCTGGGAGCACGGCGCACCGGTTCCCTCGCCGCCGCCCTCCGAACCGGTGGCCGTACCGCCGTCCGGGGTCTCCCGACCCGCTCTGACCGGCACCTTCCGCCGCCCTACCGCCATCCGCCCACTGGCCGCACGGACCGCCGTACGCATCGGCCGCGCCCCGGGCAACGACCTCGTCATCGACGACCTCGTCGTCTCCCGGCTCCACGCCGAACTGCGCGCCCTCGCCGACGGCACGTACGAGATCGTCGACCTCGGCAGCCACAACGGCACGTACCTCAACGGCGCCCCCGTCGAGCACGCCGCCCCCCTCGCCGAAGGCGACATCGTCGGCATCGGCCACTCGGCCTTCTGCCTCGTCGGCGACCAGCTCCAGGAGTACGTGGACACCGGCGAGGTCTCGCTCGACGTCCAGGACCTCACCGTCACCGTCGACCACGGCCGCAAGACCCTCCTCGACCAGGTCTCCTTCCCCGTCGGCGCCAAATGCCTGCTCGCCGTGGTGGGACCCAGCGGAGCCGGCAAGTCCACCCTCCTCGGCGCACTCACCGGACTGCGCCCCGCCGACCGCGGCACCGTCCTCTACGACGGCCGCGACCTGTACCGCGACTACGCCGAACTGCGCAGCCGCATCGGCCTCGTCCCGCAGGACGACATCCTGCACGCCCAGCTCACCGTCCGGCGCGCCCTCACCTACGCGGCCGAACTACGCTTCCCGCAGGACACCGCCAAGGCCGAACGCCAGGCCAGGGTCGACGAGGTGATCACCGAACTCGGCCTCCAGCAGCGCGCCGACCAGCCCATCCACAGCCTCTCCGGCGGCCAGCGCAAACGCGTCTCGGTCGCCCTGGAACTGCTGACCAAACCCTCCCTGCTCTTCCTCGACGAACCCACCTCCGGCCTCGACCCCGGCATGGACCGCTCGGTGATGCACATGCTGCGCGGCCTCGCCGACGACGGCCGCACGGTCATCGTCGTCACCCACAGCGTGCTCAGCCTCGACGTCTGCGACCGGCTGCTGGTCCTCGCCCCCGGCGGGCGCACCGCCTACTTCGGCCCGCCCGGTGAGACGCTCGGCTACTTCGGCTTCACCCAGTGGCCCGAGGCGTTCGAAGCCTTCGAGAACCAGCAGGGCCGCGACTGGGCGGGGGAGTACGCCGCCTCGCCGCTGCACCGCAAGTACGCCGACAGCTCCGGCCGGCAGCCGCGCGCCGCAGCCGGCCGGGCACAGCCCGCAGGCTTCGCCGCCGCGCCGCCCAAGGCCCAGAGCTGGGGCTCCCAGCTGTCCACCCTGATCCGCCGGTACGCGGCCGCGCTCAGCGCCGACAAGACCTTCCTCGCCATCATGATCGCGCTGCCGTTTGTCATGGGCGCCATGGCCCGCGCCCTGGCCGGCAGCGCGCTCACCCAGGAGACGGCGATCAACGCCCTGCTCATCCTGTGCGTCGGCGGAGTACTGACCGGGGCGGCCAACGCCGTGCGCGAGCTGGTCAAGGAGAGAACCATCTACCAGCGCGAACGCGCCGTCGGACTGTCGCGCTCGGCCTATCTGATGTCGAAGGTCGTGGTGCTGGGCGCCGTCACCGTGGCCCAGGCCGTGGTGCTGACGCTGGTCGGCCTTTTCGGCGTCCAGCTGAACGCCCCCGGCGGCCAGGGGGTCTTCCTGCCGCCGCTGGCCGAGATCACCCTCGTCGTCGCGCTGCTGTCCTTCACCGCCATGACGCTCGGCCTGCTGGTCTCCGCACTGGTCGGCAAGGAGGAGGTCACCATGCCCCTGCTGGTGCTCCTCGCCATCGTGCAGGTGGTCTTCTGCGGCGCCCTCCTCCAGCTGGACGGGGTCCCGGTGATCGAGCAGCTCGCCTGGCTCGTCCCGTCGCGGTGGGCGCTCGGCGCCATGGCGGGCACCATCGACCTCGGCGCGCTGGTGCCCGGCACCCTCACCGACGACCCGCTCTTCGCGCACAGCGCAGGGGTGTGGCTGCTGAACGTCGGGATGCTGGTGGCGCTGGCCGTGCTGTTCGGAGTGCTCGTCGCCCGCCTCCTGCGCCGGCACGAGCCGGCGATCATGCGGAAGTAG
- a CDS encoding serine/threonine-protein kinase, which translates to MEAAGGHPFDLVGKEIAGYLVEGEIGRGGMAVVYRARDLRLDRTVALKLLAPELARNDTFRQRFAHESKAAAAIDHPHIVPVFEAGESDGLLYIAMRYVAGQDLRALLDRTGPLPVGTAVRIAGQVASALDAAHDHDLVHRDVKPGNILVARGTDSEHPEHVYLTDFGLTKKSLSLTGFTSVGQFVGTLDYVAPEQIAGKPVDGRCDVYSLGCVVYEMLAGGPPFQRDDDMALLWAHQYDPPAPPSERRPGLPAEVDEVLAKALAKSPEDRWGSCLEFTGALRRAGAGAGDVPPPPRWALPVFRGRA; encoded by the coding sequence GTGGAAGCGGCCGGCGGGCACCCCTTCGACCTGGTGGGCAAGGAGATCGCCGGATACCTGGTGGAGGGCGAGATCGGCCGCGGCGGCATGGCCGTCGTCTACCGGGCGCGCGACCTGCGCCTGGACCGGACCGTCGCGCTGAAGCTGCTGGCACCCGAACTGGCCCGCAACGACACCTTCAGACAGCGGTTCGCCCACGAGTCGAAGGCGGCCGCGGCCATCGACCATCCGCACATCGTGCCCGTCTTCGAGGCGGGGGAGAGCGACGGGCTGTTGTACATCGCCATGCGGTACGTCGCCGGGCAGGACCTGCGGGCCCTGCTGGACCGGACGGGCCCGCTGCCCGTGGGGACCGCCGTCCGGATCGCGGGCCAGGTGGCCTCCGCGCTGGACGCGGCCCACGACCACGACCTGGTGCACCGGGACGTGAAGCCGGGCAACATCCTCGTCGCGCGGGGTACGGACAGCGAACACCCCGAGCACGTCTACCTCACGGACTTCGGGCTGACGAAGAAGTCCCTGTCCCTGACCGGGTTCACGAGCGTGGGACAGTTCGTGGGCACCCTGGACTACGTCGCCCCGGAGCAGATCGCCGGGAAGCCGGTGGACGGCCGGTGCGACGTCTACAGCCTGGGTTGCGTCGTCTACGAAATGCTCGCGGGCGGGCCCCCGTTCCAGCGGGACGACGACATGGCCCTGCTCTGGGCCCACCAGTACGATCCCCCCGCCCCGCCGAGCGAACGGCGCCCCGGTCTGCCGGCGGAGGTGGACGAGGTCCTCGCGAAGGCGCTGGCCAAGTCGCCGGAGGACCGGTGGGGCAGCTGCCTGGAGTTCACCGGGGCACTGCGCCGGGCCGGGGCGGGGGCGGGTGACGTACCGCCGCCTCCGCGTTGGGCGTTGCCGGTGTTCCGCGGCCGGGCGTAG
- a CDS encoding streptophobe family protein — MSRTPTSPSPGGSPKAWRDALVAAVAGFAVMTAVAAAGLACAGAGDLPDGSFPHVVAAVVVMAAGGSVEVSGGAGFLAEADASLSVLPLSVSLSGALVAAYCFLRPLHHRAVTRPGELLSRTVPLVLLWLLALTGAGLLARRTFGVSTGDSPVGEIGELLDAAPTVGFRADLPATLLFGLLWILGLLLITLLVSRRAPLPAGLVRFHAAVRPAASATVALLLAYVVLGVGVALVVAATQGHGARTMAVMLLGLPNLVWLALTLGFGGAWEGRVEGPFGLPMPQLLDQVLSGSDLSTVDVASLAERDSRAWWLVPVAAVLLLGAGVLAAVRSPARVRPWQHALHLGVALALATLTVCLLARVQAQFGLSLLGIGAVDGLGGTVELSAVLWRTVGLALVWGAVAGFLGALAARPVHRGGRVDEPAPR, encoded by the coding sequence GTGAGCCGTACGCCGACATCACCTTCGCCCGGGGGATCCCCGAAGGCATGGCGTGACGCCCTCGTCGCCGCCGTCGCGGGTTTCGCCGTGATGACCGCGGTCGCGGCGGCGGGACTGGCCTGCGCGGGTGCGGGCGACCTGCCGGACGGCTCCTTCCCCCATGTGGTCGCCGCCGTCGTCGTGATGGCGGCCGGCGGCTCGGTCGAGGTCTCGGGCGGGGCGGGCTTCCTGGCGGAGGCGGACGCGAGCCTGTCCGTGCTGCCCCTCTCGGTGAGCCTGTCCGGCGCCCTCGTGGCGGCCTACTGCTTCCTGCGCCCCCTGCACCACCGCGCCGTGACCCGACCGGGTGAACTGCTGTCCCGGACCGTCCCCTTGGTGCTGCTGTGGCTCCTCGCGCTCACCGGGGCCGGCCTCCTCGCCCGCCGGACCTTCGGCGTCTCCACCGGAGACTCCCCCGTCGGCGAGATCGGCGAACTCCTCGACGCCGCCCCGACCGTGGGCTTCCGGGCTGACCTGCCCGCCACGCTCCTGTTCGGACTGCTGTGGATCCTGGGCCTGTTGCTGATCACCCTGCTCGTCTCCCGCCGGGCACCGCTCCCGGCCGGCCTGGTCCGCTTCCACGCGGCGGTGCGCCCGGCCGCCTCCGCCACGGTCGCGCTGCTGCTCGCGTACGTCGTCCTCGGCGTGGGCGTCGCGCTGGTGGTGGCGGCGACGCAGGGCCACGGCGCGCGGACGATGGCCGTGATGCTGCTCGGGCTGCCCAACCTCGTCTGGCTCGCGCTCACCCTGGGCTTCGGCGGTGCCTGGGAGGGCAGGGTGGAGGGGCCGTTCGGGCTGCCGATGCCCCAGCTGCTGGACCAGGTTCTGAGCGGGTCCGACCTGTCCACGGTCGACGTGGCCTCGCTCGCGGAGCGGGACTCCCGGGCGTGGTGGCTGGTGCCGGTGGCGGCCGTCCTGCTGCTGGGAGCGGGCGTGCTGGCCGCCGTACGCTCCCCCGCCCGGGTCCGGCCCTGGCAGCACGCGCTGCACCTGGGCGTGGCCCTGGCCCTGGCGACTCTGACGGTGTGCCTGCTGGCGCGGGTCCAGGCCCAGTTCGGGCTCTCACTGCTGGGCATCGGCGCCGTGGACGGGCTCGGCGGCACGGTCGAGCTCAGCGCGGTCCTGTGGCGCACGGTGGGCCTCGCGCTGGTCTGGGGTGCCGTGGCGGGCTTCCTCGGCGCCCTCGCGGCCCGGCCGGTCCACCGCGGGGGCCGCGTCGACGAACCCGCCCCGCGCTGA
- a CDS encoding DUF6777 domain-containing protein, with translation MPRIATALVAVAAVVALVVVLTRPSGTPDRASGEVFLQPAADAGPDPFTESTAADQATPPPPPSPPPTASGTTGPAPTVTATRSVSGASPGLYGGTRSLGSCDVEKQIKVLSGEPAKNSAFASAIGIKAAAVPGYLRSLTPVQLRWDTRVTNHGYRDGRATAYQAVLQAGTAVLVDDRGVPRVRCACGNPLGVPVPLEADPKQTGQPWPSYQPARVVVIAPSVTVVNKFVIYDHHDRRWIERERGDHHGRKDRPVPPPADPTPTRTPASTAPPVTSSAPSTAPAGTGSPTGPPEGTPTGNTPTETGTPGDTGAPTGTPTDTVTRAPTDAPTDAGTPTR, from the coding sequence GTGCCCCGGATCGCCACCGCCCTCGTCGCCGTGGCGGCGGTGGTGGCCCTGGTCGTGGTGCTGACCCGCCCCAGCGGTACCCCCGACAGGGCGAGCGGCGAGGTCTTCCTCCAGCCCGCCGCCGACGCCGGGCCCGACCCGTTCACCGAGTCCACCGCGGCGGACCAGGCCACCCCGCCGCCACCCCCGTCACCGCCGCCCACCGCGAGCGGTACGACGGGCCCCGCGCCCACGGTCACGGCCACCCGTAGCGTCAGTGGCGCCTCACCGGGCCTGTACGGGGGCACGAGGTCCCTCGGAAGCTGCGACGTCGAGAAGCAGATCAAGGTGCTGTCCGGGGAGCCCGCCAAGAACAGTGCCTTCGCCTCGGCCATCGGCATCAAGGCGGCGGCCGTACCCGGCTACCTCCGCTCGCTCACCCCGGTGCAGCTGCGGTGGGACACCCGGGTCACGAATCACGGCTACCGCGACGGCAGGGCCACCGCCTACCAGGCGGTGCTCCAGGCCGGTACCGCCGTACTGGTGGACGACCGCGGAGTGCCCCGGGTGCGCTGCGCGTGCGGGAACCCGCTCGGCGTACCGGTGCCGCTGGAGGCCGATCCGAAGCAGACCGGGCAGCCGTGGCCCTCGTACCAGCCTGCGCGGGTCGTGGTCATCGCGCCGTCGGTGACCGTCGTGAACAAGTTCGTCATCTACGACCACCACGACCGGCGCTGGATCGAGCGCGAGCGGGGCGACCACCACGGCAGGAAGGACAGGCCGGTCCCGCCACCGGCGGACCCGACCCCGACCCGGACACCGGCCTCCACCGCGCCGCCGGTGACCAGCTCCGCGCCCTCCACCGCGCCCGCCGGGACCGGCAGCCCCACGGGCCCGCCCGAAGGCACCCCGACGGGCAACACACCCACCGAGACGGGTACCCCAGGCGACACGGGTGCTCCGACCGGCACGCCCACGGACACCGTCACCAGGGCTCCGACGGACGCGCCCACGGACGCTGGGACCCCCACGCGGTGA